GATCTGGCCAGTGGTGACTCGTTCCACGGCTACGGTCCGGAACAGGGCTATGACTGGCTGTGCCAGGTGATCATCGACAAATCCTACAAGCCGTTGGGCGTTGATCTGAGCACATCGGAAATGTTCATCTCCGACGGTTCCAAATGCGACAGTGCCAACATTCTCGACATCTTCGACCTGAGCTGCAAAGTGGCCATCGGCGACCCGGTTTATCCGGTCTACAATGACACCAACGTCATGGTGGGCCGCACCGGCAAAGCCAATGAAAAAGGCTACTACGAGGGAATCGTCTACATGCCCTGCACCGAAGAAAACAACTTCGCGCCGGCATTCCCTACGGAAAAAGTGGACATCATTTATCTGTGTTTCCCCAACAACCCCACCGGCGCGGTTGCCACCAAGGACGTGCTCAAAGGCTGGGTCGACTACGCGCTTGAAAATGATGCCGTGATCCTGTTTGACGCGGCCTACGAAGCGTTTATCACTGAGCCGGGCATCCCGCACTCCATCTATGAGATCGAAGGCGCCAAGCAGTGTGCCATTGAATTCCGCAGTTTCTCTAAAACCGCCGGTTTTACCGGGGTACGCTGTGGTCTGACCGTGGTTCCTGAAACTCTGATGGCTTCCACCGCCAGCGGAGAAAAAGTGTCTCTCAACAAGCTGTGGAACCGTCGTCAGTGCACCAAGTTCAACGGCGTGTCCTACCCGGTTCAAAAGGCGGCTGCCGCCGTCTACTCCGATGAAGGCTGGGCCCAGGTTAAAGAGATCATTGATTTCTACATGGAAAATGCCCGCATTATCCGTGAGGGCCTGCAGGAAGCCGGCATCACCTGCTACGGCGGCGTCAATGCACCCTATATCTGGCTGAAAACACCGGAAGGCATGAGCAGCTGGGACTTCTTCGATAAACTGCTCAACGAATGCTTTGTCGTCGGCACCCCCGGCAGCGGCTTCGGCCCCAGCGGTGAAGGCTACTTCCGCCTGAGTGCTTTTGGCGAGCGGGAGAAT
This is a stretch of genomic DNA from uncultured Desulfuromonas sp.. It encodes these proteins:
- a CDS encoding LL-diaminopimelate aminotransferase — protein: MARLNDNYLKLQAGYLFPEISRRVSAFAAAHPNDKIIRLGIGDVTKPLVPAVLKAFHEGVDDLASGDSFHGYGPEQGYDWLCQVIIDKSYKPLGVDLSTSEMFISDGSKCDSANILDIFDLSCKVAIGDPVYPVYNDTNVMVGRTGKANEKGYYEGIVYMPCTEENNFAPAFPTEKVDIIYLCFPNNPTGAVATKDVLKGWVDYALENDAVILFDAAYEAFITEPGIPHSIYEIEGAKQCAIEFRSFSKTAGFTGVRCGLTVVPETLMASTASGEKVSLNKLWNRRQCTKFNGVSYPVQKAAAAVYSDEGWAQVKEIIDFYMENARIIREGLQEAGITCYGGVNAPYIWLKTPEGMSSWDFFDKLLNECFVVGTPGSGFGPSGEGYFRLSAFGERENVEEAVKRIRAKWGK